A portion of the Tachysurus vachellii isolate PV-2020 chromosome 14, HZAU_Pvac_v1, whole genome shotgun sequence genome contains these proteins:
- the asb15a gene encoding ankyrin repeat and SOCS box protein 15, producing the protein MDTTDEADEDDELLNYAIQLSIEESWSNNFPASVENQKIFDAIKRGDLYILHEMSDYPAAFTEVDAKGWYPLHRASVQQSVQVLERVIYASYRLTLEEETADGETPLTLATQAGLVEIVQTLLDHGASPHKTNGRNESPLLLAVRTDSYDIALALINRGAQVNQVCLKKWTAMHEAAKVGYIDILKLLLQHGGQISETDQHGVTPMGIAAEYAQAEVLDILIHNGGDVNAQAPNGDTVLYDAAGAGNPDCINLLLQNGANPNIASLSALLPIHRAAYEGHFLALRMLIPVTTRRALRLAGQSPVHSAADGGHAQCLELLLENGFDVNSLLDKHISENYGDMRKSALYFCVSNGDVTCTQLLLKAGAKPDLDPLSCFLVAVRASRYEIVKLLLANEADVNYYFTVVNDTLFPTALQYCLKDEMLMRMLLNSGYDADKCFICHHDSSWTDQSHHSDHSSKKIPFCDFVSVSWLVRFAGRAVRVLLDYVAYVPICSKLKMVLQKHKEWPDICDILGNPRSLKHMCRLLIRRKMTPRRVGDPGIINSAPFPPLLKKYLMYREYDLYDKFCTDE; encoded by the exons ATGGACACTACAGATGAAGCAGATGAGGATGACGAGCTTCTCAATTATGCCATCCAGCTGAGTATTGAAGAGTCTTGGAGCAATAATTTTCCAGCAAG TGTGGAAAATCAGAAAATATTTGATGCCATCAAAAGGG GTGACTTGTATATATTGCACGAGATGTCGGACTACCCGGCTGCATTTACTGAGGTGGATGCAAAAGGATGGTACCCGCTCCACAGGGCATCGGTACAACAGTCAGTACAAGTGCTGGAGAGAGTGATATATG CATCTTATAGGCTGACCCTTGAAGAGGAAACAGCAGATGGAGAGACTCCTTTGACTCTGGCTACTCAAGCAGGATTGGTAGAGATTGTGCAGACTTTGCTGGATCATGGAGCTTCTCCTCATAAAACCAATGGAAGAAATGAATCTCCTCTGTTACTGG CTGTAAGAACAGATTCTTATGATATAGCTCTAGCTCTTATAAATCGAGGTGCACAGGTGAACCAGGTCTGTCTGAAGAAGTGGACAGCAATGCATGAGGCGGCTAAAGTGGGCTACATTGACATCCTGAAACTTTTACTGCAGCACGGAGGCCAGATCTCAGAGACAGATCAGCACGGGGTCACCCCAATGGGTATCGCTGCAGAATATGCCCAGGCAGAAGTTCTAGATATCCTTATTCACAATG GTGGCGATGTAAATGCTCAGGCACCGAATGGGGACACTGTTTTGTATGATGCTGCTGGTGCTGGTAATCCTGACTGTATCAACCTTCTCCTTCAAAATGGTGCCAATCCCAACATAGCCAGCCTCTCTGCACTACTCCCTATTCATCGAGCTGCTTATGAAGGGCACTTCCT GGCATTGAGGATGTTGATCCCTGTTACTACAAGAAGAGCTCTGCGGCTTGCGGGCCAGAGTCCCGTTCACTCAGCGGCAGATGGCGGCCATGCACAGTGCCTCGAGCTTCTTCTGGAGAATGGCTTTGATGTCAATTCCCTTCTAGACAAGCATATATCTGAAAACTATGGTGATATGAGAAAGAGCGCCCTTTATTTCTGTGTTTCCAATGGAGATGTGACTTGCACTCAGCTGTTGCTCAAAGCTGGCGCTAAACCTGACCTGGATCCTCTGAGCTGTTTCCTGGTGGCAGTGAGAGCTAGCAGATACGAGATAGTCAAGCTGCTTCTGGCCAACGAAGCTGACGTGAACTACTACTTTACAGTGGTCAATGATACCCTGTTCCCCACTGCGCTACAGTATTGCCTTAAGGATGAGATGTTAATGAGGATGCTACTTAACAGTGGCTATGATGCAGACAAATGCTTCATCTGCCACCATGACTCATCATGGACTGACCAGAGCCATCACTCAGACCATTCGAGTAAAAAGATCCCT ttttgtgACTTCGTCAGTGTCTCGTGGCTGGTGCGGTTTGCAGGAAGAGCTGTGCGGGTTCTTCTGGACTACGTCGCCTACGTCCCAATCTGTTCCAAACTGAAAATGGTTCTGCAGAAGCACAAAGAATGGCCAGACATTTGTGACATATTAG GAAACCCCCGGTCTCTAAAGCACATGTGCAGGCTGTTGATCAGAAGAAAGATGACTCCAAGAAGAGTGGGAGACCCAGGCATTATCAACTCTGCACCGTTCCCACCTTTACTTAAGAAGTACTTGATGTACAGAGAGTATGATCTGTATGACAAATTTTGCACAGATGAATGA